In one window of Streptomyces sp. FXJ1.172 DNA:
- a CDS encoding acyl-CoA carboxylase subunit beta, which produces MSEPEEIDIHTTAGKLADLQRRIHEATHAGSARAVEKQHAKGKLTARERIELLLDEGSFVELDEFARHRSTNFGLEKNRPYGDGVVTGYGTVDGRPVAVFSQDFTVFGGALGEVYGQKIVKVMDFALKTGCPVIGINDSGGARIQEGVASLGAYGEIFRRNTHASGVIPQISLVVGPCAGGAVYSPAITDFTVMVDQTSHMFITGPDVIKTVTGEDVGFEELGGARTHNTASGVAHHMAGDEKDAIEYVKQLLSYLPSNNLSEPPVFPEEADLALNDEDRELDTLVPDSANQPYDIRTVVEHVLDDAEFFETQALFAPNMVTGLGRVEGRPVGVVANQPMQFAGCLDIDASEKAARFVRTCDAFNIPVLTFVDVPGFLPGVDQEHTGIIRRGAKLIYAYAEATVPLITVITRKAFGGAYDVMGSKHLGADLNLAWPTAQIAVMGAQGAVNILHRRTLAEAEANGEDVEAVRARLIQEYEDTLLNPYVAAERGYVDAVIMPSDTRAHIVRGLRQLRTKRESLPPKKHGNIPL; this is translated from the coding sequence ATGTCCGAGCCGGAAGAGATCGACATTCACACGACCGCGGGCAAGCTCGCGGATCTGCAGCGCCGTATTCACGAGGCGACGCACGCAGGCTCGGCACGCGCTGTCGAAAAGCAGCACGCCAAGGGCAAGCTGACGGCCCGTGAGCGGATCGAGCTGCTGCTGGACGAGGGCTCCTTCGTGGAGCTGGACGAGTTCGCCCGGCATCGCTCCACCAACTTCGGCCTGGAGAAGAACCGCCCGTACGGCGACGGCGTCGTCACCGGCTACGGCACCGTCGACGGCCGTCCCGTCGCCGTCTTCTCGCAGGACTTCACGGTCTTCGGCGGCGCGCTCGGCGAGGTCTACGGCCAGAAGATCGTCAAGGTCATGGACTTCGCGCTGAAGACCGGCTGCCCGGTCATCGGCATCAACGACTCCGGCGGCGCCCGCATCCAGGAAGGCGTCGCCTCCCTCGGCGCGTACGGCGAGATCTTCCGCCGCAACACCCACGCCTCCGGTGTGATCCCGCAGATCAGCCTGGTCGTCGGCCCGTGCGCGGGCGGCGCGGTCTACTCCCCCGCGATCACCGACTTCACGGTGATGGTCGACCAGACCTCGCACATGTTCATCACCGGCCCGGACGTCATCAAGACGGTCACCGGCGAGGACGTCGGCTTCGAGGAGCTGGGCGGCGCCCGCACCCACAACACCGCCTCCGGCGTGGCCCACCACATGGCCGGCGACGAGAAGGACGCCATCGAGTACGTCAAGCAGCTGCTGTCGTACCTGCCGTCCAACAACCTCTCCGAACCCCCGGTCTTCCCGGAGGAGGCGGACCTCGCCCTCAATGACGAGGACCGCGAGCTGGACACCCTGGTCCCGGACAGCGCGAACCAGCCGTACGACATCCGCACGGTGGTCGAACACGTCCTGGACGACGCCGAGTTCTTCGAGACGCAGGCGCTCTTCGCGCCGAACATGGTCACCGGCCTCGGCCGGGTCGAGGGCCGTCCGGTCGGTGTCGTGGCCAACCAGCCGATGCAGTTCGCCGGCTGCCTGGACATCGACGCGAGCGAGAAGGCCGCCCGCTTCGTGCGCACCTGCGACGCCTTCAACATCCCGGTGCTCACCTTCGTGGACGTGCCCGGGTTCCTCCCCGGCGTCGACCAGGAGCACACCGGCATCATCCGCCGCGGCGCGAAGCTGATCTACGCCTACGCGGAAGCCACCGTCCCCCTGATCACCGTGATCACCCGCAAGGCCTTCGGCGGCGCCTACGACGTCATGGGCTCCAAGCACCTGGGCGCCGACCTCAACCTGGCCTGGCCGACCGCCCAGATCGCCGTCATGGGCGCCCAGGGCGCGGTCAACATCCTGCACCGCCGCACGCTCGCCGAGGCGGAGGCGAATGGAGAGGACGTGGAAGCGGTCCGGGCCCGGCTGATCCAGGAGTACGAGGACACGCTCCTCAACCCCTACGTCGCGGCCGAGCGCGGCTACGTCGACGCGGTGATCATGCCGTCCGACACCCGCGCCCACATCGTCCGCGGCCTGCGTCAGCTGCGCACCAAGCGGGAATCCCTCCCCCCGAAGAAGCACGGCAACATCCCCCTCTAG
- a CDS encoding acyl-CoA carboxylase epsilon subunit — MNIKVVRGNPTPEELAAALAVVRVRAAAAAATPSGAEGPRDAWSDPNRIASARVPVPGPASWTRTYWPG, encoded by the coding sequence ATGAACATCAAGGTCGTACGAGGCAACCCGACCCCGGAGGAGCTGGCCGCCGCCCTGGCGGTGGTCCGCGTCCGCGCCGCGGCGGCAGCGGCAACGCCGTCCGGCGCGGAAGGCCCGAGGGACGCGTGGTCCGACCCGAACAGGATCGCCTCGGCCCGCGTACCGGTGCCGGGCCCGGCGTCGTGGACCCGCACCTACTGGCCGGGCTGA
- the mmpB gene encoding morphogenic membrane protein MmpB translates to MLWSDPEDEPPEDLREAQDMLRRLGFLMAVAMILAMLVIGLR, encoded by the coding sequence GTGTTGTGGTCGGACCCGGAAGACGAGCCGCCGGAGGACCTGCGCGAAGCGCAGGACATGCTCCGGCGGCTCGGCTTCCTGATGGCCGTGGCCATGATCCTGGCGATGCTGGTCATCGGCCTGAGGTGA
- a CDS encoding Maf family protein: protein MTAKRRRRLVLASQSPARLGLLRQAGLEPEVIVSGVDEDAVTAPTPAELALALAEAKASVVAARPEVQGALVIGCDSVLELDGQALGKPADAEEATARWKAMRGRAGTLQTGHCIWDTEAKRYVAGIASTVVHFGEPSDEEIAAYVASGEPLYVAGAFTLDGRSAPFIEGIDGDHGNVIGISLPLVRKLLAELGIGITELWASAG from the coding sequence ATGACTGCTAAGCGCCGCAGGCGCCTCGTGCTCGCCTCCCAGTCCCCCGCCCGCCTGGGCCTGCTCAGGCAGGCCGGCCTCGAGCCCGAGGTGATCGTCAGCGGGGTCGACGAGGACGCCGTCACCGCCCCCACCCCGGCCGAGCTGGCCCTCGCCCTCGCCGAGGCGAAGGCCTCCGTCGTGGCGGCGAGGCCGGAGGTGCAGGGCGCCCTGGTGATCGGCTGCGACTCGGTGCTGGAGCTGGACGGGCAGGCCCTCGGCAAGCCCGCCGACGCCGAGGAGGCGACCGCCCGCTGGAAGGCGATGCGCGGCCGGGCCGGCACGCTCCAGACCGGGCACTGCATCTGGGACACGGAGGCCAAGCGGTACGTCGCCGGGATCGCCTCCACCGTCGTCCACTTCGGCGAGCCCTCGGACGAGGAGATCGCCGCGTACGTGGCCTCGGGCGAACCCCTCTACGTCGCCGGAGCGTTCACCCTGGACGGCCGCTCGGCGCCGTTCATCGAGGGCATCGACGGCGACCACGGCAACGTGATCGGCATCAGCCTGCCCCTGGTGCGCAAACTGCTGGCCGAACTGGGCATCGGCATCACGGAGTTGTGGGCGTCGGCCGGATGA